From Candidatus Acidiferrales bacterium, a single genomic window includes:
- a CDS encoding 2-oxoacid:ferredoxin oxidoreductase subunit beta: MTTATLPVYTKKDFQTDQEIRWCPGCGDYAILAAVQQVFPELGIPREKFVIVSGIGCSSRFPYYMNTYGFHSIHGRAPAVATGIKITRPDLDVWVATGDGDSLSIGGNHTIHMLRRNVGIKVLLFNNRIYGLTKGQYSPTSELGKKAKSTPYGSPDRPFLPLALALGAEATFVARSV, translated from the coding sequence ATGACCACGGCCACACTGCCCGTTTACACGAAGAAGGATTTCCAGACCGACCAGGAAATCCGCTGGTGCCCCGGCTGCGGCGACTACGCCATTCTCGCCGCCGTCCAGCAGGTGTTCCCTGAACTGGGCATCCCGCGCGAGAAGTTCGTGATTGTTTCGGGCATCGGCTGCTCCAGCCGCTTCCCCTATTACATGAACACCTACGGCTTCCACTCCATCCACGGTCGCGCGCCCGCCGTCGCCACCGGCATCAAGATCACCCGGCCCGACCTCGATGTCTGGGTGGCTACCGGCGATGGCGACTCGCTTTCCATCGGCGGCAACCACACTATCCACATGCTGCGCCGCAACGTCGGCATCAAAGTGCTGCTCTTCAACAACCGCATCTATGGCCTTACCAAGGGCCAGTACTCGCCCACCTCCGAGCTCGGCAAGAAGGCCAAGTCCACTCCCTACGGCTCTCCGGACCGGCCGTTCCTCCCGCTGGCACTGGCGCTCGGCGCCGAGGCCACCTTCGTCGCCCGCTCGGT